Proteins co-encoded in one Diaminobutyricimonas sp. LJ205 genomic window:
- a CDS encoding triacylglycerol lipase encodes MIRIGPWIADYAYAAGRQLGSIFGGRDVTVLSSGDRAPVVMIPGVWETWRFLGPLARLINARGHPVHVLPELGTNRGSVAAMAAVAARFIEARNLDRVIIVAHSKGGLIGKHLMLGASGSRVSRLIAIATPFAGSAYASFLPVRSLRLFRPNDETILLLARDVATNARIVSIYPQFDPHIPGGSELRGATNVELPIDGHFRILRHPLLIQAVADHLEA; translated from the coding sequence ATGATCCGGATCGGCCCCTGGATCGCCGATTACGCGTACGCAGCCGGTCGCCAGCTGGGCAGCATCTTCGGTGGACGCGACGTGACCGTACTGTCGTCGGGAGATCGCGCCCCGGTGGTGATGATCCCGGGCGTGTGGGAGACCTGGCGTTTCCTCGGCCCGTTGGCTCGGTTGATCAATGCCCGCGGACATCCGGTGCACGTGCTGCCCGAGCTCGGCACCAATCGGGGGAGTGTTGCGGCCATGGCGGCCGTCGCCGCCCGATTCATCGAGGCCAGAAACCTCGACCGAGTGATCATCGTGGCGCACAGCAAGGGCGGTCTGATCGGCAAACACCTGATGCTCGGGGCATCCGGATCCCGGGTGTCCCGGCTGATCGCGATCGCGACCCCGTTTGCCGGTTCGGCGTATGCGAGTTTCCTGCCGGTGCGCTCGTTACGCCTGTTCCGGCCGAACGATGAGACCATCCTGCTGCTGGCGCGGGATGTCGCCACCAATGCCCGGATCGTCTCGATCTACCCGCAGTTCGACCCGCATATCCCGGGTGGCAGTGAGCTGCGTGGGGCGACCAATGTGGAATTGCCGATCGACGGGCACTTCCGCATCCTGCGGCATCCGCTGCTCATTCAGGCGGTCGCCGACCACCTGGAGGCGTGA
- a CDS encoding alpha/beta fold hydrolase yields the protein MPTLTDNLARRRWHGTEYFSGRARYRDLAVAVKVFPSDQTGPAFVLVHGIGVSTRYFTPLAAALAKFGQVYLIDLPGYGSAPNPHQDVSLAEHAAVLAEFLTAYGVQNPVLVGHSMGTQIVTRLAVDSPEVSDRLVLLGTTMRPSGRRVGRASWLLFRDILREPLMANVIVVVDYLFRCGIPYYLRQLPHLLDDRIEERLPRVRAKTLVISGHRDPIATAEWTQQIAELIPDAQAQLVNGPHVIMFTDPQNTARLIAEHAAR from the coding sequence ATGCCGACCCTCACTGACAACCTCGCCCGACGCCGCTGGCACGGCACCGAGTACTTCAGCGGCCGCGCCCGGTATCGTGACCTCGCGGTCGCCGTCAAGGTCTTCCCGTCGGATCAGACAGGGCCGGCGTTCGTGCTGGTGCACGGGATCGGGGTGTCAACTCGGTACTTCACTCCGCTCGCGGCCGCGCTGGCCAAGTTCGGGCAGGTGTACCTGATCGACCTGCCAGGCTACGGCTCGGCGCCGAACCCGCATCAGGATGTCAGCCTGGCCGAGCATGCCGCCGTGCTCGCCGAGTTCCTCACCGCTTATGGTGTGCAGAACCCGGTGCTCGTCGGCCACTCGATGGGCACTCAGATCGTCACCCGGCTCGCGGTCGATTCGCCGGAGGTGAGCGACCGCTTGGTGCTGTTGGGCACCACCATGAGACCGAGCGGACGACGAGTCGGCCGCGCAAGCTGGCTTCTGTTCCGTGACATCCTGCGCGAGCCGCTGATGGCCAACGTGATCGTTGTCGTCGACTACCTGTTCCGTTGTGGCATCCCGTACTACCTGCGCCAGTTGCCGCACCTGCTCGACGATCGCATCGAAGAGCGCCTGCCGCGTGTGCGGGCGAAGACGCTGGTGATCTCCGGACATCGGGATCCGATCGCCACCGCCGAATGGACGCAGCAGATCGCGGAGTTGATTCCGGATGCGCAGGCGCAGCTGGTGAACGGGCCACACGTGATCATGTTCACCGACCCGCAGAACACCGCCCGGCTGATCGCAGAACACGCCGCACGATGA